One window of Papaver somniferum cultivar HN1 chromosome 9, ASM357369v1, whole genome shotgun sequence genomic DNA carries:
- the LOC113310002 gene encoding uncharacterized protein LOC113310002 produces the protein MAPRKKLTRYDAAYDHLGPLGLGFPKRMIRSKIDSLLKVYGKDEGWVFIEECSYKLLIDCLLEDQEMLLLKGPEDEEDLGNLLLKEKEEEDEDQQLLENNSSIFEKRITRSSSAARTSKAITVFEPIGYKSRTEEAKKRIEDNKYLLPAAQKKRSLRELTALVVFGNDDDKLVSAQEKSQERLTGPVQGSPQYLLPAAEKERSQRKPAGLLTYGNDDGKLVSAQEKSQERLTGPVQGSPQYLLPAAEKERSQRQPAGLPTYGNDDGKLVSAQEKSQERLTGPVQGSPHYLLPAAEKERSQRKPAGLLTYGNDDGKLVSAQEKSQERLTGPLQGFPQYCMRRPCFGLVDNEDDGEDDYVFSETKASVRERMVREGSVIPREVQKSWWDAVGAT, from the exons ATGGCGCCCAGAAAG AAACTAACACGATATGATGCCGCTTATGATCATTTGGGGCCATTAGGTCTAGGGTTTCCAAAGAGAATGATTCGGTCTAAAATTGATTCCCTTCTGAAG GTTTATGGTAAAGATGAAGGTTGGGTCTTCATTGAGGAATGTTCATACAAGTTACTGATTGACTGTCTCTTGGAAGATCAAGAGATGTTACTCTTAAAAGGaccagaagatgaagaagacctAGGGAACCTACTtctgaaggaaaaagaggaagaagatgaagaccaGCAACTTCTG GAAAACAATTCAAGCATTTTTGAAAAGAGAATTACAAGGTCATCTTCAGCTGCAAGGACATCAAAAGCAATCACTGTATTTGAACCCATTGGCTATAAGTCTAGGACTGAGGAGGCGAAGAAGAGAATAGAAGACAACAAGTATCTTTTGCCAGCTGCACAAAAAAAGAGGTCGCTAAGAGAACTTACTGCTCTTGTAGTCTTTGGAAATGATGATGACAAGTTGGTCTCTGCACAAGAGAAGTCGCAAGAAAGACTTACTGGGCCTGTGCAAGGTTCTCCCCAGTATCTTTTGCCAGCTGCAGAAAAAGAGAGGTCACAAAGAAAACCTGCTGGTCTTCTAACctatggaaatgatgatggcaagtTGGTCTCCGCACAAGAGAAGTCGCAAGAAAGACTTACTGGGCCTGTGCAAGGTTCTCCCCAGTATCTTTTGCCAGCTGCAGAAAAAGAGAGGTCACAAAGACAACCTGCTGGTCTTCCAACctatggaaatgatgatggcaagtTGGTCTCTGCACAAGAGAAGTCGCAAGAAAGACTTACTGGGCCTGTGCAAGGTTCTCCCCATTATCTTTTGCCAGCTGCAGAAAAAGAGAGGTCACAGAGAAAACCTGCTGGTCTTCTAACctatggaaatgatgatggcaagtTGGTCTCTGCACAAGAGAAGTCGCAAGAAAGACTTACTGGGCCTCTGCAAGGTTTTCCCCAGTACTGTATGAGGAGGCCCTGTTTCGGTTTGGTTGATAATGAGGATGATGGTGAAGACGACTATGTGTTCTCTGAGACAAAGGCTTCAGTTCGTGAACGAATGGTCAGAGAGGGGTCAGTAATTCCCAGGGAAGTACAGAAGTCTTGGTGGGATGCGGTGGGTGCAACGTAG
- the LOC113310001 gene encoding anthranilate synthase alpha subunit 1, chloroplastic-like — MEKLAVSRSISPSFIRFHPQTFCNGRRRSVSSNSLSFLNSPACFQSLKCCATSPPPSSLVNDEVKFKEASENGNLIPLFKCIFSDHLTPVLAYRCLVKEDDRDAPSFLFESVEQGVRASNVGRYSVVGAQPSMEVIAKENVVTILDHEKGHRTEEVVEDPMVIPRRLMEGLTPQLINELPNAFCGGWVGYFSYDTVRYAESKKLPFSAAPNDDRNLADLHLGFYDDVIVFDHVEKRVYVIHWVRLDRYSSVQEAYEDGMSKLEVLTSTVHDIDTPKLAAGSVNIQTPLFGSPLKTSTMSSETYKKAVLEAKEHILAGDIFQIVLSQRFERRTFADPFEVYRALRVVNPSPYMTYLQARGCILVASSPEILTRVKKGKIVNRPLAGTIRRGKTEEEDKMAEKQLLADEKQCAEHIMLVDLGRNDVGKVSKPGSVKVEKLMNVERYSHVMHISSTVTGELLDDLTCWDALRAALPVGTVSGAPKVKAMELIDELEVTRRGPYSGGFGSVSLSGDMDIALALRTIVFPTGNHYDTMYSYKNVNRRREWVAHLQAGAGIVADSNPDDEQRECENKAAGLVRAIELAESAFVDKS; from the exons ATGGAGAAATTAGCAGTTTCTCGAAGTATATCTCCTTCGTTTATTCGATTCCATCCTCAGACATTTTGTAATGGGAGAAGACGAAGTGTATCATCGAATTCGCTGAGTTTCTTGAATTCTCCCGCTTGTTTTCAATCTTTGAAATGTTGCGCTACTTCGCCTCCTCCTTCATCTTTAG TGAATGATGAGGTGAAGTTCAAAGAAGCATCTGAGAATGGGAATTTGATTCCATTGTTCAAATGCATATTTTCCGATCATTTAACGCCGGTACTTGCGTATCGGTGTTTGGTTAAAGAGGACGATAGAGACGCGCCGAGTTTTCTGTTTGAATCGGTTGAACAAGGTGTTCGAGCTTCTAAtgtt GGTAGGTATAGTGTGGTTGGTGCACAACCAAGTATGGAAGTTATAGCTAAAGAAAATGTAGTGACAATATTGGATCATGAAAAGGGGCATAGGACtgaagaagttgttgaagatcctatgGTGATACCTAGAAGATTAATGGAAGGATTGACTCCACAGCTTATTAATGAGTTGCCCAATGCGTTTTGTG GTGGATGGGTAGGTTATTTCTCTTATGATACAGTGCGGTATGCagaaagcaaaaagcttccattCTCAGCTGCACCAAATGATGATAGGAACCTCGCGGATCTTCATTTAGGTTTCTATGATGATGTGATTGTGTTTGATCATGTAGAAAAG AGAGTATACGTGATTCACTGGGTGCGGCTAGATCGATATTCTTCAGTTCAAGAGGCTTATGAAGATGGAATGAGCAAACTTGAGGTTTTAACATCTACAGTACATGATATTGACAC ACCGAAGTTAGCTGCGGGGTCTGTGAACATACAAACTCCCCTTTTTGGTTCTCCATTAAAGACATCGACCATGTCAAGTGAAACATATAAGAAAGCTGTGCTTGAAGCGAAGGAACATATCTTGGCTGGTGACATTTTCCAGATTGTGCTAAGCCAACGTTTTGAACGCCGTACTTTTGCTGATCCATTTGAAGTATATAGAGCACTGAGAGTTGTGAACCCAAGTCCTTACATGACTTATTTACAG GCTAGAGGATGCATCCTTGTTGCGTCAAGCCCAGAGATTCTTACCCGAGTGAAGAAG GGGAAGATTGTTAATCGACCACTTGCTGGAACAATTAGAAGAGGAAAGACGGAGGAAGAAGATAAGATGGCGGAGAAGCAGCTGCTGGCTGATGAAAAACAATGTGCTGAGCACATTATGCTTGTTGATTTGGGAAGGAATGACGTGGGAAAG GTTTCTAAACCCGGTTCTGTGAAAGTGGAAAAATTAATGAATGTTGAAAGATATTCCCATGTCATGCACATTAGCTCCACT GTTACTGGAGAATTACTTGATGATCTTACTTGTTGGGATGCTTTACGTGCTGCATTGCCAGTTGGAACAGTTAGCGGGGCACCCAAG GTGAAAGCCATGGAGTTGATTGACGAATTAGAAGTTACAAGGCGAGGACCATACAGCGGTGGATTTGGGAGTGTGTCTTTGTCAGGCGACATGGACATTGCACTTGCTTTGCGCACCATTGTATTCCCAACAGGAAATCATTATGACACTATGTACTCATACAAGAATGTGAACAGACGACGGGAATGGGTTGCTCATCTGCAGGCTGGTGCTGGTATTGTAGCTGATAGTAATCCTGATGATGAACAGCGTGAATGTGAAAACAAAGCCGCTGGTCTAGTACGAGCCATTGAGCTCGCAGAGTCGGCTTTTGTTGACAAATCTTGA
- the LOC113310003 gene encoding probable inactive histone-lysine N-methyltransferase SUVR1 gives MAPKKKLSRYDAAYDHLGRGGLGFTKKVIRKKIDSLLKVYGDQGWVFIEDGAYKLLIDCLLEEQENLLLKGKEVEEEEEDREILLLKDKQDQHELFSKEKDDEEEEDQESEEQPPPKISSLAEIERRLTETSRFSSVGETSKVKSRITENGRFASVSEESDAIETPESTEVEISEPTRTGIPQRITRRPCFGFYVSDDDDEDDCEENYVLFETKASLRERIARERSVAPRRERKSRWDMVGV, from the exons ATGGCGCCAAAAAAG AAACTCTCACGATATGATGCCGCTTATGATCATTTGGGAAGAGGAGGCCTAGGCTTTACAAAGAAGGTCATTAGGAAGAAGATTGATTCTCTTTTGAAG GTTTATGGAGACCAGGGttgggttttcattgaagatggtGCATATAAGTTATTGATTGACTGCCTCTTGGAAGAGCAAGAGAACTTACTTCTAAAAGgaaaagaagtagaagaagaagaagaagaccggGAGATATTACTtctcaaagataaacaagatcagCATGAATTATTTTCAAAGGAAAaggacgatgaagaagaagaagatcaagagagTGAAGAACAACCTCCG CCGAAGATTTCAAGCCTAGCTGAAATTGAAAGGAGACTCACAGAGACTAGCAGGTTCTCCTCAGTTGGAGAGACATCGAAAGTCAAAAGTAGAATTACAGAGAATGGCAGGTTCGCTTCAGTTTCAGAAGAGTCCGATGCAATTGAAACACCTGAATCCACTGAAGTTGAGATTTCTGAACCCACTAGAACAGGGATACCTCAACGCATTACCAGGAGACCTTGCTTTGGATTCTATGTTagtgacgatgatgatgaagatgactgTGAAGAGAACTATGTGTTATTCGAGACAAAGGCTTCACTTCGTGAACGGATAGCCAGAGAGAGGTCGGTAGCTCCTCGAAGAGAACGCAAGTCTCGGTGGGATATGGTGGGTGTCTGA